From one Salvelinus sp. IW2-2015 linkage group LG11, ASM291031v2, whole genome shotgun sequence genomic stretch:
- the cox6c gene encoding cytochrome c oxidase subunit 6C: MSLAKPAMRGLLGKRLRFHLPIAFALSVVAAAAFKYGVTEPRKQAYADFYKQYDATKEFNNMREAGIFESVRPTGK; this comes from the exons ATGTCTCTGGCTAAGCCTGCAATGCGAGGACTCCTCGGGAAGCGTCTGAGGTTCCACCTGCCCATCGCCTTCGCCCTGTCAGTGGTGGCTGCAGCAGCTTTCAAG TACGGTGTAACAGAGCCAAGGAAACAGGCCTATGCCGATTTCTACAAACAATACGATGCCACAAAGGAGTTCAACAACATGAGGGAAGCTGGCATTTTTGAAAGTGTCAGGCCAACTGGCAAATAA